One Carassius carassius chromosome 28, fCarCar2.1, whole genome shotgun sequence genomic window carries:
- the LOC132107666 gene encoding eukaryotic translation initiation factor 4 gamma 1-like isoform X5 codes for MSGGRSGSTPTPPQPNGDNATPAVAMTTRLEFPIPPGESPIPDAPLTPPPTSQISDTVDAPPPAPADDTHAMLTVLEPPPWNSAEATPTVSKEEGPVTVTLPVATHRAEPSLESPIVQPEELQLFNGVPTGSAHRDVSPIAEPDVAKEAPPVTADTSDRTVKEIPPQVVKETPVAVVKEEPAPVVKETPAPVVKETPAPVVKEITAPVVKEITAPVVKETPSPVVKETPAPVVKETPAPVVQATVPVVAKETPTPVDAENLPQITQEAVVKGIPVVKGIPVVKEIPVVKEIPVFKEIPVVKETPVVEETPSPAAKETPEATARSEVMSKATPPSMEGREDTPTTQATPSESSMQVVSVPKKKRKMKDLNKKEAGDLLDAFKEPTPPEPEATPPEKAEPESTTPVAPPPAEDVDETWEEKEDKLDAENMKPQSPTPSSLINQKYQYKEDKLDAENIEPQSPEPSSPTEQKYQYKDEQWKPLDPEEKKKYDREFLLGFQFISASMNKPEGLPQISDVVLDKANKTPLRQLDPSRLPGMNCGPDFTPSFANLGRPSAGGRGLPSGLSGPRRSGQGQRGKEPRKIIASVSLTEDVQLNKAEKAWKPTVKRSGRPEEDEPEFLKTQELFKRVRSVLNKLTPQMFQPLMKQVTELSIDTEERLKGVIDLIFEKAISEPNFSVAYANMCRCLMGLKVPTSDKPEVTVNFRKLLLNRCQKEFEKDKDDDEIFEKKQKELDAATVEEEKQRLKEELEDAKDKARRRSLGNIKFIGELFKLKMLTETIMHDCIVKLLKNHDEESLECLCRLLSTIGKDLDFEKAKPRMDQYFNQMDKITKERKTSSRIRFMLQDVLDLRRSNWVPRRGDLGPKTIEQIHKEAELEEHREQVKVQQQLLKKDSRGGGGGGGGGGGGMGPRGGPHTPGPRGNQAPDDGWNTVPISTKNRPIDPTRLSKITKPGALDFSNQLLAPGGKGSWGSWGKGSSGGSGAKPSDSAQDSGRTSTLNRFSALQQPSSSSSSSSTSANIDSDRRVPQRGSSSRERSDRFERMDRNRPAVGKRSFSREKEERSRDREQCPAEMLRRVSSMTDERERERSSHDNAVKTESVPTPPPVSSKPVLTEEELEKKSTAIIEEYLHISDMKEALQCVSELSCSSLSVFVRTGVESTLERSTLAREHMGLLFHQLLKTHTLSTQQYYKGLLEVLEVAEDMEIDIPHIWLYLAELITPMMLEGGIPMGPLFRELSKPLVPLGKAGVLLVEMLKLLCKAMSQKKVGAMWRDAALSWKDFLPEDEDLNKFVTEKGLEFTLDEECVRKSSKVTLSPEDISRELERLLQEKADNQRIFDWVEANLDEQQSSSSTFVRALMTSVCQAAIICENPYKVDTKEITQRAKLLQRYIKDEQKELQALYALQSLMVQMEQPPNLLRMFFDVLYDEDIIKEEGFYRWESSKDPTEQQGKGVALKSVTAFFTWLREAEDESDNS; via the exons ATGTCAGGAGGTCGCAGCGGCTCCACGCCCACGCCTCCACAG CCCAATGGTGACAACGCCACACCTGCAGTCGCCATGACAACCAGACTGGAGTTTCCCATTCCTCCAGGCGAAAGCCCGATACCCGATGCCCCGCTGACTCCGCCCCCTACCAGTCAGATAAGCGATACTGTAGATGCTCCGCCCCCAGCGCCGGCAGATGACACTCACGCAATGCTCACTGTGTTGGAACCGCCCCCCTGGAACagtgctgaagccacacccactgtAAGCAAGGAGGAGGGGCCTGTGACTGTAACTCTGCCTGTTGCCACCCACCGGGCGGAGCCTTCGCTGGAATCACCAATAGTGCAGCCCGAAGAGCTCCAGCTGTTTAACGGTGTCCCGACAGGCTCCGCCCACAGAGACGTCAGTCCTATCGCCGAGCCAGATGTTGCAAAAGAAGCGCCGCCGGTTACAGCCGATACTTCTGATAGGACTGTGAAAGAAATCCCTCCTCAGGTCGTCAAGGAGACTCCCGTTGCGGTTGTTAAGGAAGAGCCAGCTCCTGTTGTCAAGGAGACCCCCGCTCCTGTTGTCAAGGAGACCCCCGCTCCTGTCGTCAAGGAGATCACCGCTCCTGTCGTCAAGGAGATCACCGCTCCTGTCGTCAAGGAGACCCCCTCTCCTGTCGTCAAGGAGACCCCCGCTCCTGTCGTCAAGGAGACCCCCGCTCCTGTCGTCCAGGCGACTGTCCCTGTGGTTGCCAAGGAAACACCTACACCTGTTGATGCGGAAAACCTTCCGCAAATCACCCAGGAGGCTGTTGTCAAGGGAATTCCTGTTGTCAAGGGAATTCCTGTTGTCAAGGAAATTCCTGTTGTCAAGGAAATTCCTGTTTTCAAGGAAATTCCTGTTGTCAAGGAGACTCCTGTCGTTGAGGAAACACCTTCACCTGCTGCCAAGGAAACCCCCGAAGCCACTGCCCGTTCAGAGGTCATGTCTAAAGCCACGCCCCCTTCGATGGAAGGGCGGGAGGACACGCCCACTACACAGGCCACTCCCTCGGAGAGTTCTATGCAAG tgGTTTCTGTgccaaagaaaaagagaaaaatgaaagACCTGAACAAGAAGGAGGCGGGAGATCTGCTTGATGCCTTTAAAGAG CCCACTCCACCTGAGCCAGAGGCCACACCCCCAGAGAAGGCGGAGCCAGAGAGCACCACCCCTGTGGCCCCGCCCCCTGCTGAGGACGTGGATGAGACGTGGGAGGAGAAAGAAGATAAACTCGATGCTGAAAACATGAAACCGCAGAGTCCCACCCCGAGTTCACTTATCAATCAGAAATACCAGTATAAAGAAG ATAAACTTGATGCTGAAAACATCGAACCGCAGAGTCCCGAGCCGAGTTCACCCACCGAACAGAAATACCAATATAAAGACG AGCAATGGAAACCGCTGGACCCCGAGGAAAAGAAGAAATACGACCGAGAGTTTCTGCTGGGCTTCCAGTTCATCAGCGCCAGCATGAACAAACCTGAGGGTCTGCCGCAGATCTCCGACGTGGTGCTGGATAAG GCCAATAAAACTCCTCTGCGGCAGCTGGATCCGAGTCGTTTGCCCGGAATGAACTGTGGTCCAGATTTCACGCCTTCGTTTGCTAATCTGGGCCGTCCATCAGCCGGGGGGCGTGGCCTG CCGTCCGGTCTGAGCGGTCCGCGTCGTTCAGGTCAAGGTCAGCGCGGGAAAGAGCCGAGGAAGATCATCGCCAGTGTTTCTCTCACCGAAGACGTGCAGCTGAATAAAGCGGAGAAGGCCTGGAAACCGACGGTGAAGCGCAGCGGTCGCCCCGAAGAGGACGAGCCCGAGTTCCTGAAGACGCAGGAGCTGTTCAAACGCGTGCGCAGCGTCTTAAACAAACTGACGCCGCAGATGTTCCAGCCGCTGATGAAGCAGGTGACCGAACTGAGCATCGACACAGAGGAGCGTCTGAAGGGAGTCATCGACCTCATCTTCGAGAAGGCCATCTCTGAGCCCAACTTCTCTGTGGCCTACGCTAACATGTGCCGCTGCCTGATGGGG CTGAAAGTCCCCACCTCAGATAAACCCGAAGTGACGGTGAACTTCAGGAAGCTGCTGCTGAATCGCTGTCAGAAAGAGTTTGAAAAGGACAAAGATGATGATGAAATCTTTGAGAAGAAGCAGAAGGAGCTGGATGCTGCCACagtg GAAGAGGAGAAGCAGAGGTTGAAGGAGGAGCTCGAGGACGCCAAAGACAAAGCGCGGCGACGGTCGCTAGGTAACATCAAGTTCATCGGGGAGCTGTTCAAGCTGAAGATGCTGACGGAGACCATCATGCACGACTGCATCGTCAAGCTGCTGAAGAACCACGACGAGGAGAGTCTGGAGTGTCTCTGCCGCCTGCTGTCCACCATCGGGAAAGACCTGGACTTCGAGAAGGCCAAG CCTCGAATGGATCAATATTTTAACCAGATGGATAAAATTACTAAGGAGCGGAAAACCTCTTCCAGAATTCGCTTCATGCTGCAGGACGTTCTTGATTTACGACGG AGTAACTGGGTCCCTCGGCGAGGAGATCTGGGGCCCAAGACCATCGAGCAGATCCACAAGGAGGCGGAGCTAGAGGAGCACCGAGAGCAGGTCAAAGTTCAGCAGCAGCTCCTGAAGAAGGACAGccgcggaggaggaggaggaggaggaggaggaggaggagggatgGGGCCCCGGGGAGGCCCCCACACGCCCGGTCCCCGGGGCAATCAGGCCCCTGATGACGGCTGGAACACGGTGCCCATCTCCACCAAGAACAGACCCATCGACCCGACGCGCCTCAGCAAGATCACCAAG cCAGGTGCTCTGGACTTCAGTAATCAGCTTCTTGCCCCCGGAGGTAAAGGCTCGTGGGGCAGTTGGGGCAAAGGCAGCAGTGGAGGCTCTGGAGCCAAACCCAGTGACAGCG CCCAGGACTCTGGTCGGACCAGCACTTTGAACCGATTTTCAGCACTTCAGCAGCCttcgtcctcttcctcctcttcatcaaCATCCGCCAACATCGACTCTGACAGGAGGGTTCctcaaag gggcAGCTCCAGTCGGGAACGCAGTGATCGTTTCGAGCGGATGGACCGGAACCGTCCCGCGGTCGGCAAGCGCAGCTTCAGccgggaaaaagaggagaggagTCGAGATCGAGAGCAGTGTCCGGCTGAGATGCTGCGGCGTGTTTCCAGCATGACAGACGAAAGAGAACGAGAGCGCAGCAGCCACGACAATG cagTGAAGACCGAATCTGTTCCCACTCCTCCACCTGTTTCCTCCAAACCTGTGCTGACGGAGGAGGAGCTGGAGAAGAAATCCACTGCCATCATCGAGGAGTATCTGCACATCAGTGACatgaag GAGGCGCTGCAGTGTGTGAGTGAGCTGAGCTGCTCGTCTCTGTCTGTGTTCGTTCGGACGGGAGTCGAGTCGACTCTGGAGCGCAGCACCCTCGCTAGAGAACACATGGGTTTACTGTTTCACCAGctcctcaaaacacacacactgtccacacaacAGTACTACAAAGG GCTGCTGGAGGTGCTGGAGGTGGCGGAGGACATGGAGATCGATATTCCTCACATCTGGCTCTATCTGGCTGAGCTCATCACTCCCATGATGCTCGAGGGAGGCATTCCCATGGGGCCGCTCTTCAG GGAGCTGTCTAAACCACTGGTGCCTCTTGGGAAGGCTGGAGTTCTGCTGGTGGAGATGCTCAAGCTGCTCTGTAAAGCCATG AGTCAGAAGAAGGTGGGAGCGATGTGGAGAGACGCGGCGCTGAGCTGGAAAGACTTCCTCCCCGAAGACGAGGACCTCAATAAATTTGTCACTGAAAAG ggaCTGGAGTTCACTCtggatgaggagtgtgtgaggaAGAGCAGTAAAGTGACTCTGAGTCCAGAAGATATTTCCAGAGAGCTGGAGCGACTCCTGCAGGAGAAAGCAGACAACCAGAGGATCTTTGACTGGGTGgag GCCAATCTAGATGAGCAGCAGTCATCATCGAGCACGTTTGTCCGAGCGCTTATGACCTCCGTCTGTCAGGCGGCCATCATCT GTGAGAATCCATATAAAGTAGACACTAAAGAGATTACCCAGAGGGCCAAGCTGCTGCAGCGCTACATTAAAGACGAGCAGAAGGAGCTGCAGGCGCTCTACGCCTTACAGAGTCTGATGGTGCAGATGGAGCAGCcaccga ATCTGCTGCGCATGTTCTTTGACGTCTTATACGACGAGGACATCATCAAAGAGGAGGGCTTTTACCGCTGGGAGTCCAGCAAAGACCCCACGGAGCAGCAAGGCAAGGGCGTGGCCCTCAAGTCCGTCACCGCCTTCTTCACCTGGCTGCGCGAGGCCGAGGACGAATCAGACAACAGCTAG